The Sulfitobacter sp. S223 genome has a window encoding:
- a CDS encoding zinc-ribbon domain-containing protein produces the protein MRLICPNCDAQYEVPDEVLPAAGRDVQCSNCGQTWFQHHPDNTPDDDADPQDLPTPDEEVAPPPPPPPPPAPSAPERKKLDPAVADILRQEAEAEQAARLSSRTASLESQPDLGMDLEHQEPQEASERRANEARDRMARLRGQEQFDDQSSDMEPVAAALGSRRDLLPDIEEINSTLRSTSARTGVGAADVGPEIEAPTHQRARRGFRVGFLTVLTIFIVLGVLYVIAPRLAESVPALKDLLNSYVFMVDQLRVWLDNGLKSALKSLDSVAQDSAN, from the coding sequence ATGAGACTTATCTGTCCAAATTGCGATGCACAGTACGAAGTGCCGGATGAGGTTCTGCCCGCAGCAGGCCGCGATGTGCAGTGCTCGAACTGTGGTCAGACATGGTTTCAGCACCACCCTGACAACACGCCCGACGATGATGCGGACCCGCAAGATTTGCCTACTCCCGATGAGGAAGTCGCACCACCGCCACCGCCTCCTCCTCCTCCCGCGCCATCAGCCCCCGAGCGTAAGAAGCTTGACCCTGCCGTCGCTGATATTTTGCGCCAAGAGGCCGAAGCAGAACAAGCAGCACGCCTGTCAAGCCGAACGGCCAGCCTTGAAAGCCAGCCTGATTTGGGCATGGACCTTGAGCATCAAGAACCGCAAGAGGCGTCCGAGCGCCGCGCAAATGAGGCGCGTGACCGTATGGCGCGCTTGCGGGGGCAAGAGCAATTCGATGATCAGAGCTCAGATATGGAGCCAGTAGCCGCAGCACTGGGTTCTCGGCGGGACCTGCTTCCTGATATTGAAGAAATCAATTCTACGCTACGGTCGACCAGTGCCCGTACAGGCGTCGGCGCAGCCGATGTAGGCCCTGAAATCGAAGCTCCGACGCACCAGCGTGCGCGCCGCGGCTTTCGGGTCGGGTTCCTGACAGTGCTTACGATTTTCATTGTTCTTGGGGTGCTCTATGTCATTGCGCCCCGTTTGGCTGAATCTGTACCCGCATTGAAGGACCTGTTGAACAGCTATGTTTTCATGGTGGATCAGTTGCGCGTATGGCTCGATAACGGACTTAAAAGCGCACTTAAATCGCTTGATTCAGTCGCGCAGGACAGCGCTAACTAA
- a CDS encoding TIGR02302 family protein → MVQFTPEDLKQTVDGLRRPLWLTRLGMRAEVVVRSLWPLMTVILLALAAAMLGLHEIVLLEGVWIALGLTVAAAIWALVYALRRWSWPSDADAMVRLDRSMKGRPLTALLDDQAIGGGDDASAAVWRAHKRRMAERAAAAKAVPGDLRVSSSDPYALRYVAVLAFGMALLFGSVWRVGTVSQMAIGGSTALASGPVWEGWAEPPRYTGKPTLYLNDLAEGALELPVGTLISMRLYGEVGALTVTEGVSGVPSGVDPEAPPQMAFDFKVNRSGSIAIDGPGARSWDVTVRADQAPEIVILGAPEVAALGEMRLPFAAKDDYGVEAGEARIMLELAAVDRRYGLVVEPDARPEITIPLPMPIAGDRVAFEENLIDDFSEHPWANLPVTVVMTALDAAEQQAQTAPMQMILPGRRFFDPTAAAVIEMRRDILWSRRNALRTAQVLRAVSYLPKDAFRSETTALRLRKLIGRIETFARFGLEEENRNKLAQDMWDLALELEEGDLEDARERMRRAQERLNEAMKNGASEEEIAELMQELRRATEDFMQQLQREQAERQDGEQQQGQQQQGESMQMTQDDLQRMMDRIQELMEQGRMAEAEQALRELQEMMENMQVTQGQQGEGGQSPGEQAMEGLAETLREQQGLSDQAFRDLQEQFNPNAQTGENQGNEGRNGGQGRGESHEGQEGQGDSQQDQQSGEQGGGGEQRPGEGQAQGQEQTLAERQQQLRDELSRQEGRMPGQGTPEGDAARDALDRAGRAMDDAEQSLRDGDLAEAIDNQSQAMEALRDSMRSLGEALAEEQRSQQPGQGTQEGDRRAENRDPLGRSQGSNGATGSDNDADLNADAQSRARELIDEIRRRSGETARPEVERDYLNRLLDRF, encoded by the coding sequence ATGGTCCAGTTCACTCCAGAAGATCTGAAGCAAACTGTTGATGGATTGCGCCGCCCGCTTTGGTTGACGCGTCTCGGGATGCGGGCGGAAGTTGTCGTTCGCAGTCTGTGGCCATTGATGACGGTGATTTTGCTTGCACTCGCTGCCGCGATGCTGGGCCTGCACGAAATAGTCCTGCTTGAGGGAGTATGGATTGCGCTGGGTCTCACGGTAGCTGCGGCTATTTGGGCACTTGTTTATGCGCTGCGTCGCTGGTCTTGGCCCTCTGATGCTGATGCGATGGTTCGCCTTGATCGCAGTATGAAGGGGCGTCCGCTAACGGCACTTCTGGACGATCAGGCGATTGGTGGCGGTGATGACGCGTCTGCTGCTGTCTGGCGCGCGCACAAACGCAGAATGGCTGAGCGTGCGGCAGCTGCTAAAGCGGTACCCGGTGATTTGCGCGTATCGTCCAGTGACCCCTATGCATTGCGCTATGTTGCGGTGCTTGCTTTTGGTATGGCTCTATTGTTCGGATCGGTGTGGCGTGTCGGGACAGTGTCGCAAATGGCAATCGGCGGCAGCACGGCGTTGGCGTCCGGCCCCGTCTGGGAAGGCTGGGCAGAGCCACCGCGCTACACCGGCAAACCAACGCTGTATTTGAATGATCTTGCTGAGGGAGCGTTGGAGCTTCCCGTCGGAACGCTGATTTCTATGCGCCTTTACGGCGAAGTCGGCGCGCTGACAGTAACAGAAGGCGTTTCTGGCGTACCATCGGGTGTTGATCCCGAAGCGCCACCGCAAATGGCATTCGATTTCAAAGTGAACCGGAGCGGTAGCATCGCGATTGACGGACCGGGCGCGCGCAGCTGGGATGTCACGGTCCGCGCTGACCAAGCACCGGAAATTGTGATCCTTGGCGCACCGGAGGTTGCCGCACTTGGTGAGATGCGTCTGCCCTTTGCCGCAAAAGATGATTACGGCGTAGAGGCAGGAGAAGCGCGGATCATGCTGGAGCTTGCTGCGGTGGATCGCCGCTATGGTCTGGTGGTTGAACCGGACGCGCGACCGGAAATCACCATTCCGCTGCCTATGCCTATCGCAGGCGATCGGGTGGCCTTTGAGGAAAATCTGATTGATGATTTCTCTGAGCACCCTTGGGCTAATTTGCCGGTTACAGTGGTGATGACAGCCTTGGATGCAGCAGAACAGCAAGCGCAAACAGCACCTATGCAGATGATCCTGCCAGGGCGGCGGTTCTTCGATCCAACCGCTGCGGCTGTCATCGAGATGCGTCGTGACATACTATGGAGCCGCCGCAATGCGTTGCGCACTGCGCAAGTCTTGCGTGCTGTAAGCTACCTCCCGAAAGACGCTTTTCGCTCGGAGACAACTGCACTTCGCCTGCGAAAGCTGATTGGACGCATTGAGACCTTTGCACGTTTTGGCCTTGAAGAGGAAAACCGCAACAAGCTGGCGCAAGACATGTGGGATTTGGCGCTGGAGCTGGAAGAGGGCGATCTGGAAGATGCCCGTGAGCGGATGCGCCGCGCACAAGAGCGCCTGAACGAAGCAATGAAAAACGGCGCCTCTGAAGAGGAAATTGCCGAGCTGATGCAAGAGCTGCGTCGTGCTACTGAAGATTTCATGCAGCAGTTGCAGCGCGAGCAGGCCGAGCGTCAGGATGGTGAGCAACAGCAAGGCCAACAGCAGCAGGGCGAGTCTATGCAGATGACGCAGGATGACCTGCAACGCATGATGGACCGCATCCAAGAGCTGATGGAACAAGGCCGCATGGCCGAAGCGGAGCAAGCCCTGCGCGAGCTGCAGGAAATGATGGAAAACATGCAGGTCACGCAAGGCCAGCAAGGCGAAGGTGGTCAATCACCGGGCGAACAAGCCATGGAAGGCCTTGCCGAAACGCTACGTGAACAGCAGGGTCTGAGCGATCAGGCGTTCCGCGATCTGCAAGAACAGTTCAACCCGAATGCCCAAACGGGTGAAAATCAGGGTAACGAAGGCCGCAATGGTGGCCAAGGGCGCGGTGAAAGTCATGAGGGCCAAGAGGGCCAAGGCGACAGCCAGCAAGATCAGCAAAGCGGTGAACAGGGCGGCGGCGGTGAACAGCGTCCGGGTGAGGGGCAGGCCCAAGGGCAGGAACAAACCCTTGCCGAACGTCAGCAGCAATTGCGTGATGAGTTGAGCCGTCAGGAAGGCCGCATGCCCGGTCAGGGTACACCCGAAGGAGATGCCGCTCGGGATGCGCTGGACCGTGCAGGACGCGCTATGGATGACGCCGAGCAAAGTCTGCGGGATGGAGACCTTGCCGAGGCGATCGACAATCAGTCTCAAGCGATGGAAGCGTTGCGCGATAGCATGCGGTCGCTTGGTGAAGCATTGGCAGAAGAACAGCGCAGCCAGCAGCCGGGACAGGGCACTCAGGAAGGGGACCGGCGCGCAGAAAACCGCGATCCTCTGGGGCGTAGCCAAGGCAGTAATGGCGCAACCGGCAGCGACAACGACGCGGATCTTAACGCGGATGCGCAAAGCCGCGCACGCGAACTGATTGACGAAATTCGGCGTCGCTCAGGTGAAACAGCCCGTCCCGAGGTTGAACGCGATTATCTCAACCGTTTGTTGGACCGGTTTTAA
- a CDS encoding cell division ATP-binding protein FtsE: protein MIELENVAYSYGGGELLSDISLKLAPGSFHFLTGPSGSGKTTLMKLCYGALLPTAGHVRLFERDVRTLTRDDVALLRRRVGVVHQDCQFLDHLPVAENIALPLHVSGRSAEAQGEDLSDLMHWVGLTERATATPPELSGGERQRAALARAVIMSPDVVLADEPTGNVDWDMSQRLLRLLIELNRMGKTVLVATHDLSLIRATKSHVQARVLRIANRRIQLAGADL from the coding sequence GTGATCGAGCTGGAAAATGTGGCCTACAGCTATGGTGGGGGGGAGTTGTTGTCAGACATCTCACTTAAGCTAGCGCCCGGATCTTTTCATTTTCTCACCGGGCCATCAGGTTCGGGAAAGACAACTTTGATGAAGCTGTGCTACGGTGCGCTTCTGCCGACTGCGGGCCACGTGCGGCTGTTCGAGCGGGATGTGCGAACGCTGACGCGGGATGATGTTGCATTGTTGCGGCGCCGCGTGGGCGTTGTGCATCAGGATTGCCAGTTCCTTGACCATCTTCCGGTCGCCGAGAACATCGCCCTTCCCCTTCATGTATCGGGCCGTAGCGCAGAGGCGCAGGGCGAAGATTTGAGTGATCTGATGCATTGGGTTGGTCTGACCGAACGCGCCACAGCAACCCCGCCAGAGCTGTCCGGAGGTGAACGCCAGCGCGCGGCCCTTGCGCGTGCTGTGATTATGTCGCCGGATGTTGTGCTTGCAGATGAACCAACGGGGAACGTTGATTGGGATATGTCACAGCGCCTGTTGCGTTTGTTGATCGAACTGAACCGGATGGGTAAGACAGTGCTTGTTGCTACCCATGATTTGAGCCTGATCCGTGCGACTAAATCGCATGTTCAGGCGCGTGTTTTGCGCATTGCGAACCGCCGCATTCAATTGGCGGGGGCGGATCTTTGA